Proteins encoded within one genomic window of Pongo pygmaeus isolate AG05252 chromosome 6, NHGRI_mPonPyg2-v2.0_pri, whole genome shotgun sequence:
- the LRRN3 gene encoding leucine-rich repeat neuronal protein 3 has translation MKDMPLQIHVLLGLAITTLVQAVDKKVDCPQLCTCEIRPWFTPTSIYMEASTVDCNDLGLLTFPARLPANTQILLLQTNNIAKIEYSTDFPVNLTGLDLSQNNLSSVTNINVKKMPQLLSVYLEENKLTELPEKCLSKLSNLQELYINHNLLSTISPGAFIGLHNLLRLHLNSNRLQMINSKWFDALPNLEILMIGENPIIRIKDMNFKPLINLRSLVIAGINLTEIPDNALVGLENLESISFYDNRLIKVPHAALQKVVNLKFLDLNKNPINRIRRGDFSNMLHLKELGINNMPELISIDSLAVDNLPDLRKIEATNNPRLSYIHPNAFFRLPKLESLMLNSNALSALYHGTIESLPNLKEISIHSNPIRCDCVIRWINMNKTNIRFMEPDSLFCVDPPEFQGQNVRQVHFRDMMEICLPLIAPESFPSNLNVEAGSYVSFHCRATAEPQPEIYWITPSGQKLLPNTLTDKFYVHSEGTLDINGVTPKEGGLYTCIATNLVGADLKSVMIKVDGSFPQDNNGSLNIKIRDIQANSVLVSWKASSKILKSSVKWTAFVKTENSHAAQSARIPSDIKVYNLTHLNPSTEYKICIDIPTIYQKNRKKCVNVTTKGLDPDQKEYEKSNTTTLMACLGGLLGIIGVICLISCLSPEMNCDGGHSYVRNYLQKPTFALGELYPPLINLWEAGKEKSTSLKVKATVIGLPTNMS, from the coding sequence ATGAAGGACATGCCACTCCAAATTCATGTGCTACTTGGCCTAGCTATCACTACACTAGTACAAGCTGTAGATAAAAAAGTGGATTGTCCACAGTTATGTACGTGTGAAATCAGGCCTTGGTTTACACCCACATCCATTTATATGGAAGCATCTACAGTGGATTGTAATGATTTAGGTCTTTTAACTTTCCCAGCCAGATTGCCTGCTAACACACAGATTCTGCTCCTACAGACTAACAATATTGCAAAAATTGAATACTCCACAGACTTTCCAGTAAACCTTACTGGCCTGGATTTATCTCAAAACAATTTATCTTCAGTCACCAATATTAATGTAAAAAAGATGCCTCAGCTCCTTTCTGTGTACCTAGAGGAAAACAAACTTACTGAACTGCCTGAAAAATGTCTGTCCAAACTGAGCAACTTACAAGAACTCTATATTAATCACAACTTGCTTTCTACAATTTCACCTGGAGCCTTTATTGGCCTACATAATCTTCTTCGACTTCATCTCAACTCAAATAGATTGCAGATGATCAACAGTAAGTGGTTTGATGCTCTTCCAAATCTAGAGATTCTGATGATTGGGGAAAATCCAATTATCAGAATCAAAGACATGAACTTTAAGCCTCTTATCAATCTTCGCAGCCTCGTTATAGCTGGTATAAACCTCACAGAAATACCAGATAATGCCTTGGTTGGACTTGAAAACTTAGAAAGCATCTCTTTTTATGACAACAGGCTTATTAAAGTACCCCATGCTGCTCTTCAAAAAGTTGTAAATCTCAAATTTTTGGATCTAAATAAAAATCCTATTAATAGAATACGAAGGGGTGATTTTAGCAATATGCTACACTTAAAAGAGTTGGGGATAAATAATATGCCTGAGCTGATTTCCATTGATAGTCTTGCTGTGGATAACCTGCCagatttaagaaaaatagaagCTACTAACAACCCTAGATTGTCTTACATTCACCCCAATGCATTTTTCAGACTCCCCAAGCTGGAATCACTCATGCTGAACAGCAATGCTCTCAGTGCCCTGTACCATGGTACCATTGAGTCTCTGCCAAACCTCAAGGAAATCAGCATACACAGTAACCCCATCAGGTGTGACTGTGTCATCCGTTGGATTAATATGAACAAAACCAACATTCGATTTATGGAGCCAGATTCACTGTTTTGCGTGGACCCACCTGAATTCCAAGGTCAGAATGTTCGGCAAGTGCATTTCAGGGACATGATGGAAATTTGTCTCCCTCTCATAGCTCCTGAGAGCTTTCCTTCTAATCTAAATGTAGAAGCTGGGAGCTATGTTTCCTTTCACTGTAGAGCTACTGCAGAACCACAGCCTGAAATCTACTGGATAACACCTTCTGGTCAAAAACTCTTGCCTAATACCCTGACAGACAAGTTCTACGTCCATTCTGAAGGAACACTAGATATAAATGGCGTAACTCCCAAAGAAGGGGGTTTATATACTTGTATAGCAACTAACCTAGTTGGCGCTGACTTGAAGTCTGTTATGATCAAAGTGGATGGATCTTTTCCACAGGATAACAATGGCtctttgaatattaaaataagagATATTCAGGCCAATTCAGTTTTGGTGTCCTGGAAAGCAAGTTCTAAAATTCTCAAATCTAGTGTTAAATGGACAGCCTTTGTCAAGACTGAAAATTCTCATGCTGCGCAAAGTGCTCGAATACCATCTGATATCAAGGTATATAATCTTACCCATCTGAATCCATCAACTGAGTATAAAATTTGTATTGATATTCCCACCATttatcagaaaaacagaaaaaaatgtgtaaatgtcACCACGAAAGGTTTGGACCCTGATCAAAAAGAGTATGAAAAGAGTAATACCACAACACTTATGGCCTGTCTTGGAGGCCTTCTGGGGATTATTGGTGTGATATGTCTTATCAGCTGCCTCTCTCCAGAAATGAACTGTGATGGTGGACACAGCTATGTGAGGAATTACTTACAGAAACCAACCTTTGCATTAGGTGAGCTTTATCCTCCTCTGATAAATCTCTGggaagcaggaaaagaaaaaagtacatcaCTGAAAGTAAAAGCAACTGTTATAGGTTTACCAACAAATATGTCCTAA